The Anguilla anguilla isolate fAngAng1 chromosome 19, fAngAng1.pri, whole genome shotgun sequence genome has a segment encoding these proteins:
- the LOC118218927 gene encoding Bardet-Biedl syndrome 10 protein homolog has translation MKGVQRVELGTLLQVTQALEAVVGPCFGPSGGQVLFTRGSGEVLITRDGQRILTSLRLDHPVARVLVGCVSAHCKITGDGAKSFLLLLGALLRGIHSDHLHGIQARRVAHILLSFQTLVLDGVIGQGLAPRALSLLQDSAHLRPLTDAYFRGKTASSHWGVLSQTACEFYRRWRCEQDCTGVTLIARHFAALHTPVPGLPVSRSRVLQGLVIHRDFAVRCPGDGPLRALATSVPLQSPLAPPGVSLNLASAAQAQRCCGGVGGRAERGVACLRRLRVGLLLSAAKQSELALDLARRAGLSVVECVDSDELALFCRLAGAELFADPGDWSLIGEEHVATVTFCKPVVLGPDRLAHVGFPEGRGLAPHCLVLCGPSPGLAEQCSTAFCGLFRMLQRVYEPVQSRHGQGPVQSHHMLRNVKASGERPGVHFGEGKEGALGTRTRETGPASSSVLIEAGSVLPAGGAFEFVLHHCLLQQASQRRCPDLRAACRLVAGAVLSVPRRLYPGPRFLDAQSHFLRASGAAPPSWRVRGLESLACKYQLLLSVLHTASSLLSVDLILHTHIRSQAEHSQEEEEEAEE, from the exons ATGAAGGGGGTGCAGAGGGTGGAGTTGGGGACCCTGCTGCAGGTCACCCAGGCCTTGGAGGCGGTGGTAGGCCCGTGCTTCGGTCCGTCCGGGGGCCAGGTCCTCTTCACCCGTGGCTCTGGAGAGGTCCTCATCACCAGGGATGGCCAGAGGATCCTTACCTCCCTTCGGCTTGACCATCCCGTTGCCAG AGTCCTGGTGGGATGTGTATCAGCACACTGTAAGATCACGGGTGATGGAGCCAAGTCCTTCCTTCTCCTGCTGGGGGCGCTTCTGCGGGGTATCCACAGCGACCATCTCCACGGCATTCAGGCCCGCCGCGTGGCTCACATTCTGCTTTCCTTCCAGACGCTCGTTTTGGATGGCGTGATCGGGCAGGGCCTCGCCCCTCGCGCCCTGTCCCTTCTCCAGGACTCCGCCCACCTGCGCCCGCTCACGGACGCCTACTTCCGGGGAAAGACGGCGAGCTCCCACTGGGGGGTCCTGAGCCAGACGGCCTGCGAGTTCTACCGCAGGTGGCGGTGTGAGCAGGACTGCACCGGCGTGACCCTGATCGCCCGCCACTTCGCCGCGCTCCACACGCCCGTACCAGGCCTGCCCGTGAGCCGGTCCCGggtcctccagggcctggtGATCCACAGAGACTTTGCGGTGCGTTGCCCTGGCGACGGGCCGCTCCGAGCGCTGGCCACAAGCGTGCCGCTCCAGTcccctctggcgccccctggcgTCTCTCTGAACCTGGCGAGCGCGGCGCAGGCGCAGAGGTGCTGCggcggggtgggcgggagggcagagcggggcgtggcctgcctgcgcaggctgagggtggggctgcTGCTCTCGGCAGCGAAGCAGTCGGAGCTGGCGCTGGACCTCGCTCGGCGGGCCGGCCTGTCCGTGGTGGAGTGCGTGGACAGTGACGAGCTGGCGCTGTTCTGTCGgctggcgggggcggagctcttTGCCGACCCCGGTGACTGGAGCCTGATTGGAGAGGAGCACGTTGCCACGGTGACATTCTGCAAGCCCGTGGTGCTGGGTCCCGACAGGTTGGCCCACGTGGGCttcccagaggggcggggcttggcacCGCACTGCCTGGTTCTGTGCGGGCCCAGTCCCGGCCTGGCGGAGCAGTGCAGCACGGCCTTCTGCGGACTGTTCCGGATGCTTCAGCGCGTGTACGAGCCTGTCCAGTCGCGTCACGGACAGGGTCCTGTCCAATCGCATCACATGCTACGAAATGTCAAGGCATCAGGAGAGCGGCCCGGCGTCCATTTTGgggaagggaaagaaggagCATTGGGGACCCGTACCCGAGaaacaggccccgcctcttcaAGTGTCCTAATAGAGGCAGGCAGCGtgctaccagcagggggcgcattTGAGTTCGTACTGCACCACTgcctcctgcagcaggcctCCCAGCGGCGCTGCCCCGACCTGCGCGCGGCCTGCCGGCTGGTGGCGGGGGCCGTACTGAGCGTGCCCAGGCGGCTGTACCCCGGCCCACGCTTCCTGGATGCCCAGTCACACTTCCTTAGGGCCTCTGGGgccgccccccccagctggaGGGTTCGGGGGCTGGAGTCCCTGGCCTGTAAataccagctcctcctctccgtcCTGCACACTGCGTCAAGCCTGCTGTCCGTGGACCTCATCCTTCACACCCACATCCGCAGCCAGGCggaacacagccaggaggaggaagaggaggcagaagagtag